In Calliopsis andreniformis isolate RMS-2024a chromosome 6, iyCalAndr_principal, whole genome shotgun sequence, a single genomic region encodes these proteins:
- the LOC143180843 gene encoding carbohydrate sulfotransferase 4 isoform X2 encodes MSKRLSFYGLVGLASLCIFFLALNQRYSSYLEHRLQPVISTYFRGTLENVTLSEIQEVVDQQRRAIEREMEDYVYPHGKYGVNVSKLEDFVMEKGGRPMRSIILTSWRSGSTFLGDVINAHPANFYHYEPLLDFGIVQIRGPPLADEALRNLESLLRCDFYNLDRYLDFGKTHPWLFNHNTHLWRQCQAHKKICWDPRFVSKFCKLFPFQSMKIVRLRLRAAEKLLEKEDLGIRLVLLVRDPRGILQSRKHREWCPTNPDCSDPALVCADMVSDYSAAIRLIKKYPRSFRVVRYEDLSVDPYKYVKELYNFYGLDFHINVKKFLDTHTKNDVGGVSSTFRNSKVAPFHWRTDLDFEEVDEIQRVCAAAMRLWGYVMASNSTHQKEFNPLTEYQLQL; translated from the exons ATGTCAAAACGCCTCAGCTTCTATGGTCTGGTAGGACTGGCATCCCTTTGTATCTTCTTCTTAGCATTAAACCAACGCTACAGCAGTTATCTCGAGCATCGACTGCAGCCGGTGATATCG ACATATTTTAGAGGAACCTTAGAAAATGTCACTCTTTCGGAAATACAAGAAGTTGTGGATCAACAGAGGAGGGCGATTGAAAGAGAAATGGAAGACTACGTGTATCCTCATGGAAAATACGGAGTCAATGTTAG TAAGTTGGAAGATTTCGTAATGGAAAAGGGGGGAAGGCCAATGAGAAGCATCATTCTCACAAGTTGGCGCAGCGGTAGCACATTTCTCGGCGACGTTATAAACGCACATCCAGCAAATTTTTATCATTACGAGCCTTTGCTCGACTTTGGAATCGTGCAAATTAGAGGACCCCCACTCGCCGATGAAGCTCTCAGAAATTTAGAATCTCTACTAAGATGCGATTTTTACAATCTTG ATCGATATTTGGATTTTGGTAAAACACATCCTTGGCTCTTTAATCATAACACCCATTTATGGAGACAATGTCAAGCACACAAGAAAATTTGTTGGGATCCGCGTTTCGTTTCTAAATTTTGTAAACTATTTCCTTTCCAATCGATGAAAATCGTTCGTTTAAGACTGCGTGCAGCAGAGAAACTTCTGGAAAAAGAAGA TTTAGGGATCAGACTAGTTCTATTAGTTCGTGATCCAAGAGGAATCTTGCAATCAAGAAAACATAGAGAATGGTGTCCCACTAACCCTGATTGTTCGGATCCAGCATTAGTATGCGCAGATATGGTTTCAGATTATAGCGCAGCAATACGACTAATAAAGAAGTATCCCCGTTCATTCAG AGTAGTGCGCTACGAAGACTTATCAGTAGATCCCTACAAATACGTGAAAGAGCTGTACAATTTTTATGGTTTGGACTTTCatataaatgtaaaaaaatTTTTGGATACACATACGAAGAATGATGTGGGTGGCGTTTCAAGTACCTTTAGAAACTCCAAAGTCGCACCGTTCCACTGGCGGACCGATCTCGATTTCGAGGAAGTCGATGAGATACAAAGGGTCTGCGCTGCCGCCATGCGTCTATGGGGATACGTTATGGCGTCGAATTCGACTCATCAAAAAGAATTTAATCCCCTCACCGAGTATCAATTACAATTGTGA
- the LOC143180843 gene encoding carbohydrate sulfotransferase 4 isoform X1: MSKRLSFYGLVGLASLCIFFLALNQRYSSYLEHRLQPVISDVEIRPRIIKIQEPVTTYFRGTLENVTLSEIQEVVDQQRRAIEREMEDYVYPHGKYGVNVSKLEDFVMEKGGRPMRSIILTSWRSGSTFLGDVINAHPANFYHYEPLLDFGIVQIRGPPLADEALRNLESLLRCDFYNLDRYLDFGKTHPWLFNHNTHLWRQCQAHKKICWDPRFVSKFCKLFPFQSMKIVRLRLRAAEKLLEKEDLGIRLVLLVRDPRGILQSRKHREWCPTNPDCSDPALVCADMVSDYSAAIRLIKKYPRSFRVVRYEDLSVDPYKYVKELYNFYGLDFHINVKKFLDTHTKNDVGGVSSTFRNSKVAPFHWRTDLDFEEVDEIQRVCAAAMRLWGYVMASNSTHQKEFNPLTEYQLQL; this comes from the exons ATGTCAAAACGCCTCAGCTTCTATGGTCTGGTAGGACTGGCATCCCTTTGTATCTTCTTCTTAGCATTAAACCAACGCTACAGCAGTTATCTCGAGCATCGACTGCAGCCGGTGATATCG GATGTTGAGATAAGGCCCcgcatcatcaaaattcaagaaCCTGTAACG ACATATTTTAGAGGAACCTTAGAAAATGTCACTCTTTCGGAAATACAAGAAGTTGTGGATCAACAGAGGAGGGCGATTGAAAGAGAAATGGAAGACTACGTGTATCCTCATGGAAAATACGGAGTCAATGTTAG TAAGTTGGAAGATTTCGTAATGGAAAAGGGGGGAAGGCCAATGAGAAGCATCATTCTCACAAGTTGGCGCAGCGGTAGCACATTTCTCGGCGACGTTATAAACGCACATCCAGCAAATTTTTATCATTACGAGCCTTTGCTCGACTTTGGAATCGTGCAAATTAGAGGACCCCCACTCGCCGATGAAGCTCTCAGAAATTTAGAATCTCTACTAAGATGCGATTTTTACAATCTTG ATCGATATTTGGATTTTGGTAAAACACATCCTTGGCTCTTTAATCATAACACCCATTTATGGAGACAATGTCAAGCACACAAGAAAATTTGTTGGGATCCGCGTTTCGTTTCTAAATTTTGTAAACTATTTCCTTTCCAATCGATGAAAATCGTTCGTTTAAGACTGCGTGCAGCAGAGAAACTTCTGGAAAAAGAAGA TTTAGGGATCAGACTAGTTCTATTAGTTCGTGATCCAAGAGGAATCTTGCAATCAAGAAAACATAGAGAATGGTGTCCCACTAACCCTGATTGTTCGGATCCAGCATTAGTATGCGCAGATATGGTTTCAGATTATAGCGCAGCAATACGACTAATAAAGAAGTATCCCCGTTCATTCAG AGTAGTGCGCTACGAAGACTTATCAGTAGATCCCTACAAATACGTGAAAGAGCTGTACAATTTTTATGGTTTGGACTTTCatataaatgtaaaaaaatTTTTGGATACACATACGAAGAATGATGTGGGTGGCGTTTCAAGTACCTTTAGAAACTCCAAAGTCGCACCGTTCCACTGGCGGACCGATCTCGATTTCGAGGAAGTCGATGAGATACAAAGGGTCTGCGCTGCCGCCATGCGTCTATGGGGATACGTTATGGCGTCGAATTCGACTCATCAAAAAGAATTTAATCCCCTCACCGAGTATCAATTACAATTGTGA